The following proteins come from a genomic window of Phnomibacter ginsenosidimutans:
- a CDS encoding M23 family metallopeptidase encodes MKLLRIFGFIAAALTTSFIIVLIGQRYFPSANERTLMQENANLRYGYKVLDKQIEELEQRLATLEKRDNNVYRSIFESKPIPDSARAKMLEEIAELKKVSSMGQDQLITDMAAQLQRLFNRMNAQQTSFGSIEKMIERKEDLLAAIPAIQPVANKDLERVASGFGYRIDPIYKVPKMHAGLDFTAPTGTPIYATADGRVKEANFNTGGYGNHVVIDHGFGYETLYGHMVRIKARAGQTVKRGEVIGWVGSTGKSTGPHLHYEVIKGGTKIDPIYFFYNDLTPEQYNRLLQLAATRNQSFD; translated from the coding sequence GTGAAACTGCTGCGGATATTCGGGTTCATTGCGGCAGCACTTACCACCTCCTTTATTATTGTGCTGATTGGCCAGCGGTATTTTCCGAGTGCCAACGAACGTACCCTGATGCAGGAAAATGCCAACCTGCGCTACGGCTACAAAGTGCTGGATAAACAAATTGAAGAACTGGAACAACGGCTGGCCACGTTGGAAAAGCGGGACAATAATGTGTACCGCTCCATTTTTGAATCGAAGCCCATACCCGACAGTGCCCGGGCCAAAATGCTGGAAGAAATAGCGGAGCTCAAAAAAGTGAGCAGCATGGGGCAAGACCAGCTGATTACCGACATGGCCGCACAATTGCAGCGCCTCTTCAACCGCATGAATGCGCAGCAAACCTCATTTGGCAGCATCGAAAAAATGATTGAACGTAAGGAAGACCTGCTGGCCGCCATCCCTGCCATACAGCCTGTGGCCAACAAAGACCTGGAGCGGGTAGCCAGTGGTTTCGGCTACCGCATCGATCCCATTTATAAAGTGCCGAAAATGCATGCCGGCCTCGACTTTACGGCCCCTACCGGTACGCCTATTTATGCTACTGCCGATGGCCGGGTAAAAGAAGCCAACTTCAACACCGGTGGCTACGGCAACCACGTGGTAATAGACCACGGCTTTGGCTATGAAACCTTGTATGGCCACATGGTGCGCATCAAAGCCAGAGCAGGGCAAACCGTAAAGCGGGGCGAAGTGATTGGCTGGGTGGGTAGTACGGGCAAAAGCACCGGTCCGCACCTGCATTACGAAGTCATCAAAGGCGGCACCAAAATCGATCCCATTTACTTTTTTTACAACGACCTGACACCGGAACAATACAACCGCTTGTTGCAACTGGCGGCTACGAGGAACCAGAGTTTTGATTAA
- the alaS gene encoding alanine--tRNA ligase codes for MTKVSTSMTAAQIRQQFLDFFASKQHSIVPSAPIVVKNDPTLMFTNAGMNQFKDYFLGNQTPASKRVADTQKCLRVSGKHNDLEEVGVDTYHHTMFEMLGNWSFGDYFKTEAISWSWELLTGVYQIPKDRLYVTVFEGDEKEGLPKDEEAATEWAKWIDPNRILLGNKKDNFWEMGDTGPCGPCTEIHVDCRPDAERAAVDGKTLVNNDHPQVIEIWNNVFMQFNRLKDGSLQPLPAKHVDTGMGLERLVRVLQGKTSNYDTDLFTGTIAAVENITGAQYDFSDSKQAVAFRVLADHIRAISFTIADGQLPSNTGAGYVIRRILRRAVRYYYSYLGYKQPLLHQLVPVLAAQFEHVFPELKKQETFVGKVVLEEEEAFLRTLEKGLKKLDSIFENLRQMRREHVPFFPQHEIYSDNPNRVLSESEKTEYPFTFSGKEAFELYDTYGFPLDLTQLILAQNSIGFKFTIDENEFNSEMEKQKNRSRAATTLDTGDWQIVNETAGLGFVGYADLNVGTHVQKFRKVSAKGKDQYQLVLASTPFYAESGGQVGDTGELHFGDEIIQVLNTKKENDLIVHFVDSLPADISGDVRAVVHAERRLNTMYNHTATHLLHAALRQVLGTHVAQKGSLVNDEYLRFDFSHFSKMTDEEIRSVEKIVNDKIRENIPVVIESLPKEEALTRGAMALFGEKYGDVVRVVTIDPNYSVELCGGTHVMHTGMIGLFALASESAVAAGVRRIEAYTGPTAFRYFSERLLNIKGIGSLLKAKDPIKAVDKLLTENAQLKKHIEMLEARQLVAVRNELLQKDEIINGINFIGDIVEVGNADALKKLCFDLKNHLNDFVVVLAANIDGKPFVAVSIADNVVAAKGLDAGAIIKQHLAPIIKGGGGGQKNLATAGGQDASNLAQAIAVVKGLL; via the coding sequence ATGACCAAAGTATCTACCAGCATGACCGCAGCTCAAATACGCCAGCAGTTTCTCGATTTCTTTGCTTCTAAGCAGCACAGCATTGTACCCAGTGCCCCCATTGTGGTAAAAAATGATCCTACCCTCATGTTTACCAATGCGGGTATGAACCAGTTCAAAGATTATTTTTTGGGCAACCAAACGCCTGCCAGCAAGCGGGTGGCCGATACCCAAAAATGCCTGCGGGTAAGCGGCAAACACAACGACCTGGAAGAAGTGGGTGTAGATACCTACCACCACACCATGTTTGAAATGCTGGGCAACTGGAGCTTTGGCGATTATTTTAAAACAGAAGCCATTTCGTGGAGCTGGGAACTGCTCACCGGCGTGTACCAAATTCCTAAAGACCGGTTGTACGTCACCGTGTTTGAAGGCGATGAAAAAGAAGGCCTGCCGAAAGACGAAGAAGCTGCTACTGAATGGGCCAAATGGATTGACCCCAACCGCATTTTGCTGGGCAATAAAAAAGACAACTTTTGGGAAATGGGCGACACAGGCCCCTGCGGCCCCTGTACCGAAATACATGTAGACTGCCGCCCCGATGCAGAACGGGCTGCCGTAGATGGCAAAACCCTGGTGAACAACGACCACCCACAGGTGATTGAAATCTGGAACAACGTATTCATGCAGTTTAACCGCCTGAAAGACGGTAGCCTGCAGCCACTGCCTGCCAAGCACGTAGATACCGGCATGGGCCTGGAACGCCTGGTGCGGGTACTGCAGGGCAAAACCAGCAACTACGATACCGATTTGTTTACCGGCACCATTGCAGCGGTAGAAAACATTACCGGTGCCCAATACGATTTCAGCGATAGCAAGCAGGCCGTGGCCTTCCGGGTGTTGGCCGATCATATTCGTGCCATCAGCTTTACCATTGCCGATGGTCAGCTGCCCAGCAATACCGGTGCCGGTTATGTTATCCGTCGCATTTTGCGTCGTGCCGTTCGCTACTACTATTCTTACCTCGGCTACAAGCAGCCGCTGCTGCATCAATTGGTGCCCGTGCTGGCGGCACAATTTGAGCATGTGTTTCCAGAACTGAAAAAGCAGGAAACTTTTGTAGGTAAAGTAGTACTGGAGGAAGAAGAAGCATTTTTGAGAACTCTTGAAAAGGGCCTTAAGAAACTAGATTCAATTTTTGAGAATTTGAGACAGATGAGAAGGGAACATGTTCCTTTTTTTCCTCAACATGAAATTTATTCTGATAATCCTAATCGAGTGCTTTCTGAATCAGAAAAAACAGAATACCCTTTCACATTTAGTGGAAAAGAAGCATTTGAATTATATGATACTTATGGGTTCCCATTAGATCTTACACAATTAATCTTAGCACAGAATTCAATTGGATTCAAGTTTACAATTGATGAGAATGAGTTCAACTCTGAGATGGAAAAGCAGAAAAACCGTAGCCGTGCTGCCACTACTTTAGATACGGGCGACTGGCAAATTGTGAACGAAACAGCTGGCCTCGGCTTTGTAGGCTACGCCGATTTAAACGTGGGCACCCATGTACAAAAGTTTCGGAAAGTAAGTGCCAAGGGTAAAGACCAATACCAGTTGGTACTGGCCAGCACTCCTTTTTATGCCGAAAGTGGTGGCCAGGTAGGCGATACCGGTGAGTTGCATTTTGGTGATGAAATCATTCAGGTGCTCAACACCAAAAAAGAAAATGACCTTATTGTACATTTTGTAGACAGCCTGCCTGCTGATATAAGCGGCGATGTAAGGGCTGTAGTACATGCCGAACGTCGGTTGAATACCATGTACAACCACACGGCTACGCACTTGCTGCATGCAGCATTGCGTCAGGTGTTGGGTACGCATGTGGCACAAAAAGGCTCGTTGGTGAATGATGAATACCTGCGTTTCGACTTCTCGCATTTCAGCAAAATGACCGATGAAGAAATACGCAGTGTAGAAAAAATAGTGAATGATAAAATCCGTGAAAACATTCCTGTTGTCATCGAATCGTTGCCCAAAGAAGAAGCGCTGACACGTGGTGCCATGGCCCTCTTTGGCGAAAAGTATGGCGATGTGGTACGGGTGGTGACTATTGATCCCAACTACTCGGTAGAGCTGTGTGGCGGTACGCATGTAATGCATACCGGCATGATTGGTTTGTTTGCCCTCGCCAGCGAATCGGCGGTGGCTGCGGGTGTGCGTCGTATTGAAGCATACACCGGTCCTACAGCTTTCCGTTATTTCTCCGAAAGGCTCTTAAATATCAAAGGCATCGGCAGTTTGCTGAAGGCAAAAGATCCTATCAAAGCCGTAGACAAACTGCTCACCGAAAACGCACAGCTGAAAAAGCACATCGAAATGCTGGAAGCCCGCCAACTGGTGGCGGTGCGCAATGAGCTCTTGCAAAAAGATGAAATCATCAACGGCATCAACTTCATAGGCGACATTGTAGAAGTAGGCAACGCTGATGCATTGAAGAAGCTCTGCTTCGACCTGAAAAATCACCTCAACGATTTTGTAGTTGTGCTGGCGGCCAATATTGACGGCAAGCCGTTTGTGGCTGTGAGCATTGCCGACAATGTGGTAGCTGCAAAAGGATTGGATGCTGGTGCCATCATTAAACAACACCTGGCGCCCATCATTAAAGGTGGCGGCGGCGGTCAAAAAAATCTGGCTACAGCGGGTGGGCAAGATGCTTCTAATTTGGCACAGGCTATAGCTGTGGTAAAAGGGTTGCTGTAA
- a CDS encoding M28 family peptidase, with translation MQRPLWLIAVVLLLSKISKAQLPLQVIQADTLRHYVQALSHDSAMGRYTTSAGAHMAANWIAAQFANIGLSTINGNDGYMQAYLQRNGFAQVMGLNVMGVIDGNGKSNRIVIICAHYDHVGTHTQNAALNHQLEQEGFPSLKVDSIYNGANDNASGVAAMLMLAKYFRRLPPPDYSMLFVAFSGEELGLLGSTALASQLDANRIQQVINLEMLGRARGSRPDQQLPFVTYGVHDDWVIDSLNKHYRQLSGTNSDPIIFCSMILKCSNSTNAATTFHSVN, from the coding sequence ATGCAAAGACCGTTATGGCTCATAGCCGTTGTGTTGCTGTTGTCGAAGATTAGTAAGGCACAGTTGCCGCTGCAGGTTATTCAGGCAGATACCCTGCGGCACTATGTACAGGCGCTTAGCCATGATAGTGCCATGGGCCGGTATACAACAAGTGCCGGTGCACATATGGCGGCCAACTGGATTGCTGCACAATTTGCGAATATTGGTTTGTCAACCATCAATGGAAATGATGGGTACATGCAAGCCTATTTACAACGCAACGGCTTTGCGCAGGTGATGGGCTTGAATGTAATGGGTGTCATTGACGGCAATGGAAAATCAAACCGCATAGTCATTATTTGTGCGCATTACGACCATGTAGGAACGCATACGCAAAATGCAGCATTGAATCATCAGTTGGAACAGGAAGGTTTTCCTTCGCTCAAAGTAGATAGTATTTACAATGGGGCCAACGACAACGCTTCTGGGGTAGCTGCTATGCTCATGTTGGCAAAGTATTTTCGTAGGTTACCACCGCCCGATTACAGCATGTTGTTTGTGGCATTTAGTGGGGAAGAATTGGGGTTGCTTGGTTCGACTGCATTGGCCAGTCAGCTGGATGCAAACAGAATACAACAAGTCATTAATCTGGAAATGCTGGGCAGGGCAAGGGGCTCCCGCCCCGACCAGCAATTGCCGTTCGTTACATATGGAGTGCATGACGATTGGGTAATTGATTCACTCAATAAGCACTATCGGCAATTGTCAGGTACAAATAGCGATCCGATTATTTTTTGTTCGATGATTTTAAAATGCAGCAACTCTACAAACGCAGCGACAACTTTCCATTCAGTGAATTGA
- a CDS encoding FN3 associated domain-containing protein, giving the protein MKELGKVNTQIVSLNLNKMPVTDEDLHLVADFPNLRKLNLSFTDITDKDLAQLSKLTQLQQLSISGTKVTETALRQLSSWPALSTVYAWQTQVPATAQAAVQQALGKTRIQWGFNGDTIQMKLNAPIIDNEAQVMTGPIELRLKHFLPGVSIRYTLDGSEPDSIRSPEYKAGTMIHEQGLMKAKAFKAGWMSSDVSSLFFYKNKYQPDTAIALLPPDVSYKGNGAGTIIDNVKADKNFRSGKWLGYKENAMQTLLTFSKPQPVSSVTVSSMIDIASYIMPAMRIEVWGGNHPQQLKLLQTFVPTQPSKEIPSYLEAFELKFQTQTVQYLKLVAVPVSKLPAWHRGKGDKGWFFVDECFIN; this is encoded by the coding sequence TTGAAAGAGCTGGGAAAAGTGAACACACAAATTGTGTCGCTCAACCTGAACAAGATGCCCGTAACGGATGAAGACCTCCACTTAGTGGCAGACTTTCCGAATTTGCGCAAACTCAACTTGTCATTTACAGATATTACAGATAAAGATTTGGCACAACTCAGTAAACTCACTCAATTGCAACAGTTGAGTATTTCGGGAACGAAAGTGACGGAAACAGCACTGCGCCAATTGAGTAGTTGGCCTGCCCTTTCCACGGTGTATGCCTGGCAAACCCAAGTGCCTGCTACTGCTCAAGCTGCTGTGCAACAAGCGTTGGGCAAAACCCGCATTCAGTGGGGTTTTAATGGCGATACCATTCAAATGAAATTGAATGCCCCCATTATTGACAATGAAGCACAAGTAATGACCGGACCAATTGAGTTGCGGCTAAAACATTTTCTGCCCGGTGTCAGCATTCGCTACACACTCGATGGCAGCGAACCAGATAGTATTCGTTCGCCTGAATACAAAGCGGGTACAATGATTCACGAACAGGGATTGATGAAAGCAAAAGCCTTTAAAGCAGGCTGGATGAGCAGCGATGTATCATCCCTCTTTTTTTACAAAAACAAATACCAGCCCGATACCGCTATTGCATTGCTGCCACCCGATGTGTCGTATAAAGGCAATGGCGCCGGCACCATCATCGACAATGTAAAAGCCGATAAAAACTTCAGGAGTGGCAAGTGGCTGGGCTACAAAGAAAATGCCATGCAAACACTGCTTACATTTTCGAAACCACAACCGGTGAGCAGCGTAACAGTAAGTTCGATGATTGACATTGCCAGCTACATTATGCCAGCCATGCGTATTGAAGTGTGGGGTGGCAACCATCCGCAACAGCTGAAACTATTGCAAACATTCGTGCCAACGCAACCGTCTAAAGAAATCCCTTCCTACCTCGAAGCATTTGAATTGAAGTTTCAAACACAAACCGTGCAATACCTGAAACTGGTAGCAGTACCAGTTAGTAAACTACCCGCCTGGCACAGAGGCAAGGGAGATAAAGGCTGGTTTTTTGTGGATGAGTGCTTTATCAACTAA
- a CDS encoding DUF2231 domain-containing protein yields MKSIDNKLLNIAIGCNALLAFLLLFEQRLHIPSWLQVGGRMHPLLLHLPITLVLIVALFAVVKAFLKKWQWSQFNTWLSAAACLAALTALSGLLLSLEEGYDGDQMRWHKWSGIAVAWCMLVWAFIAERNNNAATSSAFGLLSLVGIAIAGHQGANITHGDDFLLAPIQLQQAKPVVLLEDALVFQDMVQPILEAKCMSCHNEDKAKGELLMTSEAALRKGGKSGTLWNLQIPGYGLMMDRIHLPLQDKKHMPPAGKPQLTAEESFVIEQWLAKGASFQQPVLALAENDTLRKMATQRFSQLSNVSYDFEAADANDIRQLNTANRSVYVLALNSPALAVEFYGNHSFNQSS; encoded by the coding sequence GTGAAATCGATTGACAACAAATTATTGAACATCGCCATTGGCTGTAATGCATTGCTGGCGTTTTTGCTACTGTTTGAGCAACGGCTGCACATTCCATCATGGTTGCAAGTAGGCGGCCGCATGCACCCATTGCTCCTGCATTTACCCATTACATTGGTGTTAATCGTGGCACTGTTTGCAGTAGTAAAAGCATTTCTCAAAAAATGGCAATGGTCACAATTCAACACATGGCTGAGTGCGGCGGCTTGTCTGGCTGCGTTAACAGCCTTGTCAGGTTTGTTGCTCAGTTTAGAAGAAGGCTATGATGGCGACCAAATGCGCTGGCACAAGTGGAGTGGTATTGCCGTAGCATGGTGCATGTTAGTTTGGGCATTCATTGCAGAACGCAACAACAACGCTGCCACAAGCAGTGCATTCGGCTTACTGAGCCTTGTAGGCATTGCCATAGCCGGGCATCAGGGAGCCAATATTACACATGGAGATGATTTTTTGCTGGCTCCCATTCAACTGCAGCAAGCTAAACCCGTTGTATTACTCGAAGATGCCCTTGTTTTTCAGGACATGGTGCAACCTATTTTGGAAGCCAAGTGCATGAGCTGCCACAATGAAGACAAAGCAAAAGGCGAACTGCTGATGACATCGGAAGCGGCACTGCGCAAGGGCGGCAAAAGTGGCACCCTGTGGAACCTGCAAATACCGGGCTACGGATTGATGATGGATAGAATTCACCTGCCGCTGCAAGATAAAAAACACATGCCGCCTGCTGGTAAACCACAATTGACTGCAGAGGAAAGTTTTGTCATCGAACAATGGCTGGCGAAAGGTGCATCTTTTCAACAACCTGTGCTGGCGTTGGCGGAAAACGACACACTGCGCAAGATGGCGACACAACGTTTTTCGCAATTGAGCAATGTCAGTTATGATTTCGAAGCAGCTGATGCTAACGACATTCGCCAACTCAATACGGCCAATAGAAGCGTGTATGTATTGGCACTCAACAGCCCGGCATTGGCTGTGGAATTTTATGGCAATCACTCTTTCAATCAAAGCAGTTGA
- a CDS encoding chitobiase/beta-hexosaminidase C-terminal domain-containing protein, which yields MKASLIIIGILCSIAGLAQPYELAAPLLRYQSIFIENETKVSMAFDMQGASIRYTLNGDEPNEKSNKYRSPIVLHQHKTVVKAKAFAKGYKPSATVTQTFYPTGYRISSITTSMPNEKYNGLPQLLTDNLSGGSNHSNGSWLGYNSDSVVVEVSLSSPQQLSTVMLHVLFNQPAWIFTPEKIRIYNQQQQCIAEKTFAVEQQKTAVAEGIEVALPTALQQQLRIVIYPLQQLPEWHDGKGQKAWFFIDEIKLY from the coding sequence ATGAAAGCAAGTCTCATCATCATAGGCATCCTATGCAGCATAGCTGGTCTGGCGCAGCCTTACGAACTGGCAGCACCACTACTTCGCTACCAAAGTATTTTTATAGAAAACGAAACCAAAGTGAGCATGGCATTTGACATGCAAGGAGCAAGCATTCGTTACACCCTGAATGGTGATGAGCCCAATGAAAAATCTAATAAGTATCGGTCGCCAATTGTGCTGCATCAACACAAGACCGTGGTGAAAGCGAAAGCTTTTGCCAAAGGCTATAAACCTTCGGCCACCGTAACACAAACCTTTTATCCAACAGGGTATCGCATCAGCAGCATTACTACGAGTATGCCCAACGAAAAATACAATGGTCTACCCCAGTTGCTGACTGACAACTTGAGTGGCGGCAGCAATCACAGCAATGGTAGCTGGCTCGGTTACAACAGCGATAGTGTTGTCGTGGAAGTATCGCTGTCATCACCGCAACAACTATCAACCGTGATGTTGCATGTACTTTTCAATCAACCCGCATGGATTTTTACCCCGGAGAAAATCCGCATTTACAACCAACAGCAACAATGCATTGCAGAAAAAACATTTGCAGTAGAACAACAAAAAACCGCTGTTGCAGAAGGCATTGAAGTAGCGTTACCAACAGCTTTGCAGCAACAACTACGCATTGTTATTTATCCATTGCAGCAGCTGCCTGAGTGGCACGATGGCAAAGGACAAAAAGCCTGGTTCTTTATTGACGAAATAAAACTCTATTGA
- a CDS encoding 6-bladed beta-propeller — MKRRQFIEQSLLTAGGTLLLAGLAKAVAPQEIVFGHGNKRYRLNRQWSQADVSRYPVTDCHEMLQDSKGRIVLLTNETRNNVLLYDKSGKILESWGTEYPGAHGLSIFNEGGEDVLFICDNNRHQVIKTTMQGKVLMTLNYPTMTGEYNKAEEFIPTETAIAPNGDIYVVDGYGKDFVIQYDYKGNYIRHFGGRGPEAKYLRNAHGICVDLRHKTPELIVTSREQNAFKRYSLQGEYIGTIELPGAWVCRPVIKDDYLYAAVLQSSSRLWQQSGFVTILDAQHKVVSNLAGNTPVYQDGRLQEMYQTVKAFSYPHDVCIDDDGCLYVAQWNSGKVYPYKLEPVA; from the coding sequence TTGAAAAGAAGACAATTCATAGAGCAATCGCTATTGACGGCCGGCGGCACTTTGTTGCTTGCTGGTTTGGCAAAAGCCGTGGCACCGCAGGAAATTGTTTTTGGACACGGCAACAAACGCTACCGCCTCAACCGGCAATGGAGTCAGGCAGATGTGAGTCGCTATCCGGTAACCGATTGCCATGAAATGCTGCAAGACAGCAAAGGCCGCATTGTATTACTCACCAATGAAACCCGCAACAACGTGTTGCTGTACGACAAAAGCGGAAAGATACTCGAGAGCTGGGGCACAGAATACCCCGGGGCACATGGCCTGAGCATTTTTAATGAAGGCGGAGAAGATGTGCTGTTTATCTGCGACAACAACCGGCACCAGGTAATTAAAACTACGATGCAGGGCAAAGTGCTGATGACGTTGAACTATCCTACCATGACTGGTGAGTACAACAAGGCGGAAGAATTCATTCCCACAGAAACGGCCATTGCTCCCAACGGAGACATTTACGTAGTAGATGGTTATGGCAAAGACTTTGTGATACAGTATGATTACAAAGGGAATTACATCCGACACTTTGGTGGCAGAGGCCCCGAAGCCAAATACCTGCGTAACGCACATGGCATTTGTGTAGACCTTCGCCACAAAACACCAGAACTCATTGTAACGTCCAGAGAGCAGAATGCCTTTAAAAGATATAGTCTGCAAGGAGAGTATATCGGCACGATTGAACTGCCAGGAGCATGGGTGTGCCGACCTGTTATCAAAGACGATTATTTGTATGCCGCCGTACTACAAAGCAGTAGCCGCCTGTGGCAGCAAAGTGGCTTTGTCACCATACTAGATGCACAGCATAAAGTGGTGAGCAATTTGGCAGGCAATACACCTGTGTATCAAGATGGACGCTTGCAGGAAATGTACCAAACAGTAAAAGCGTTCAGCTATCCGCATGATGTGTGCATAGATGATGACGGCTGCCTGTATGTAGCACAATGGAACAGTGGCAAAGTGTATCCTTATAAACTGGAGCCGGTAGCATGA
- a CDS encoding DUF1501 domain-containing protein, with the protein MSQLGLPHFAPKAKRIIYLFQNGAPSQLDLFDYKPTLQQMFGQDLPASIRGGQRLTGMTASQTSFPLAGTKFQFNQYGQHRAWISELLPHTAKVVDDLCIIKTIHTEAINHDPALTFFQTGAQVGNRPSMGAWLSYGLGSENQNLPAFTVLLSKGKGNGQGVYSKLWTNGFLDSMHQGVQFSSGENPVLYLNNPEGIDKTDRRSMLDQLASLNELGFAETGDPEIRARIQQYEMAFRMQTAVPELMDVSREPEDIVKLYGPECLVPGTYAANCLLARKLSENGVRFVQLYHQGWDGHNNLPLEIEGQCLDTDQPTAALITDLKQRGLLDETLVIWGGEFGRTAYCQGPLTKENYGRDHHPRCFTIWMAGGGVKPGVYGETDEFGYNITKDPVHVHDFHATILHLMGLNHEQLTFKHLGRRYRLTDVAGKVVNGLIA; encoded by the coding sequence GTGAGTCAATTGGGCTTACCGCATTTTGCCCCCAAGGCCAAACGCATCATTTACCTGTTTCAAAATGGTGCGCCGTCGCAGCTCGATTTGTTTGACTACAAGCCAACGCTACAACAAATGTTTGGGCAGGATTTGCCAGCCAGCATTCGTGGTGGGCAGCGCCTAACCGGCATGACGGCTAGTCAAACAAGTTTCCCTTTAGCCGGTACTAAATTTCAATTCAATCAATACGGGCAGCACCGGGCTTGGATTAGTGAACTGCTGCCGCATACCGCCAAAGTAGTTGATGATTTGTGCATCATCAAAACCATTCATACCGAAGCCATTAATCACGACCCCGCGTTGACCTTTTTTCAAACAGGGGCGCAGGTGGGCAACAGGCCCAGCATGGGTGCCTGGCTGAGCTATGGCCTCGGCAGCGAAAACCAAAACCTACCTGCATTTACAGTGTTGCTATCCAAAGGAAAAGGCAACGGACAGGGTGTGTATTCCAAACTCTGGACAAATGGTTTTCTCGACAGCATGCACCAGGGCGTACAGTTTAGCAGTGGCGAAAATCCGGTACTCTATCTCAATAATCCTGAGGGCATTGATAAGACTGACCGGCGCAGCATGCTGGATCAGTTGGCATCGCTGAATGAATTGGGTTTTGCCGAAACCGGCGACCCCGAAATAAGGGCGAGAATACAGCAATATGAAATGGCTTTTCGTATGCAAACGGCGGTACCTGAACTGATGGATGTAAGCCGCGAACCCGAAGACATTGTAAAGCTGTACGGCCCAGAATGTTTAGTGCCCGGCACCTATGCAGCCAACTGTTTGCTGGCCAGAAAGCTAAGCGAAAACGGTGTCAGATTTGTGCAGTTGTATCATCAGGGATGGGACGGCCACAACAACCTGCCGTTGGAAATTGAAGGCCAATGCCTCGATACCGATCAACCAACAGCAGCACTGATTACAGATTTGAAACAACGAGGTCTTTTGGATGAAACTCTCGTAATATGGGGTGGCGAATTTGGTCGCACTGCCTATTGCCAGGGGCCGCTCACGAAAGAGAATTACGGCCGTGATCATCATCCGCGTTGCTTTACCATTTGGATGGCCGGTGGCGGTGTAAAGCCCGGTGTGTATGGCGAAACTGATGAGTTTGGCTACAACATTACCAAAGACCCCGTGCATGTGCACGACTTTCATGCTACAATACTGCACTTGATGGGATTGAACCACGAGCAACTCACTTTTAAACATCTCGGCAGAAGATATCGCCTCACCGATGTAGCAGGTAAAGTAGTGAACGGACTGATTGCGTAA
- a CDS encoding twin-arginine translocation signal domain-containing protein produces the protein MEKEAVEYGLNLNRRKFLSRLSIGVGSAALGSLLIPDLFSSKQCNRGESIGLTAFCPQGQTHHLPVSKWCAVAARFV, from the coding sequence ATGGAAAAAGAAGCAGTTGAATACGGACTCAATTTAAACCGGCGCAAATTTTTGAGCCGCCTCAGCATTGGCGTTGGCAGTGCGGCATTGGGTTCTTTGCTCATTCCCGATTTATTCAGTAGCAAGCAATGCAACAGAGGTGAGTCAATTGGGCTTACCGCATTTTGCCCCCAAGGCCAAACGCATCATTTACCTGTTTCAAAATGGTGCGCCGTCGCAGCTCGATTTGTTTGA